Proteins encoded by one window of Vigna radiata var. radiata cultivar VC1973A chromosome 5, Vradiata_ver6, whole genome shotgun sequence:
- the LOC106762029 gene encoding exportin-7-B isoform X2: MELAQLEALCERLYNSQDSVERAHAENTLKCFSMNTEYISQCQYILDHALTPYALMLASSSLLKQVTEHSLALKLRLDIWTYLINYLATRGPELQPFVTASLIQLLCRVTKFGWFDDDRFRDLVKESMNFLSQATPGHYAIGLKILSQLISEMNQANAGMPATIHRRVACSFRDQYLFQIFQISLTSLGQLKNDVVNQMQELALALSLKCLSFDFVGTSVDESSDEFGTVQIPSPWKPVLEESSTLQIFFDYYGITKPPLSKEALECLVRLASVRRSLFTNDAARSKFLAHLMTGTKVILQTGQGLADHDNYHEFCRLLGRFRVNYQLSELVNVEGYSDWIRLVAEFTLKSLQSWQWASNSVYYLLGLWSRLVSSVPYLKGDAPSLLDEFVPKITENFITSRFNSVQAGLPDDLSENPLDNAELLQDQLDCFPYLCRFQYESSSLFIINVMEPILQIYTERARLHVPDNSDLSVIEDKLAWIAHIIAAILKIKQCTGCSLESQEVLDAELSARVLQLINVTDSGIHSQRYGEISKQRLDRAILTFFQHFRKSYVGDQAIHSSKLYTRLSELLGLHDHLLLLNVIIGKIVTNLKCYTESEEVIDHTLSLFLELASGYMTGKLLLKLDTVKFIVANHTREHFPFLEAKRCTRSRTTFYYTIGWLIFMEDSPVKFKSSMDPLQQVFLSLESTPDAVFRTDAVRSALVGLMRDLRGIAMATNSRRTYGFLFDWLYPAHMPLLLKGISHWTDTPEVTTPLLKFMAEFVQNKAQRLTFDSSSPNGILLFREVSKLIVAYGSRVLSLPNAADIYTYKYKGIWICLTILSRALSGNYVNFGVFELYGDRALSDALDAALKMTLSIPMSDILAYRKLTRAYFAFLEVLFNSHITFVLNLDTNTFMHMVGSLESGLKGLDTNISSQCASAVDNLAAFYFNNITMGEAPHLPASANLARHIAECPNLFPEILKTLFEIILFEDCGNQWSLSRPMLSLILINEQIFSDLKAQILSSQPMDQHQRLSSCFDKLMADVTLSIDSKNRDKFTQNLTVFRHEFRAK, from the exons ATGGAGTTGGCACAACTAGAAGCATTGTGCGAGAGGCTGTACAATTCGCAGGACTCGGTTGAACGTGCTCACGCGGAGAACACACTGAAATGTTTTTCCATGAACACTGAATACATTTCCCAATGCCAATACATACTTGATCATGCCTTGACACCCTACGCATTGATGCTTGCTAGTTCCAGTTTGTTGAAACAAGTCACGGAACACAGCCTTGCCTTGAAGCTTCGCCTTGATATAT GGACATACCTCATAAACTATCTAGCGACCAGAGGACCTGAGTTACAGCCATTTGTGACTGCTTCTTTGATCCAACTTTTATGTCGAGTTACAAAGTTCGGATGGTTTGATGATGACCGATTCCGGGACCTGGTAAAAGAATCAATGAACTTCTTGAGTCAG GCAACACCAGGTCATTATGCCATTGGTTTGAAGATCCTAAGTCAGCTTATCTCTGAGATGAATCAG GCTAATGCTGGTATGCCTGCAACAATTCATCGAAGGGTTGCTTGCTCTTTTAGAGACCAATATCTTTTTCAGATATTCCAGATATCTTTAACATCATTGGGTCAACTGAAAAATGATG TggtcaatcaaatgcaagaatTGGCACTTGCTCTTTCTTTGAAATGTTTATCATTTGATTTTGTGGGGACATCTGTTGATGAAAGTTCGGATGAGTTTGGCACAGTTCAG ATTCCATCACCTTGGAAGCCTGTTTTGGAGGAGTCTTCAACActacaaatattttttgattACTATGGCATTACAAAGCCCCCTCTTTCAAAGGAG gCACTGGAGTGCTTGGTGCGACTAGCGTCTGTAAGACGCTCTTTGTTTACAAATGATGCTGCCCGTTCTAAATTTTTGGCCCATTTAATGACAGGAACCAAAGTAATCCTGCAAACAGGGCAAG GTCTTGCAGATCATGATAATTACCATGAGTTTTGTCGTCTTCTTGGTCGTTTCAGAGTAAATTATCAG TTGTCGGAGCTTGTTAATGTGGAAGGCTACAGCGATTGGATACGTTTGGTTGCAGAGTTTACTCTCAAATCTTTGCAATCATGGCAG TGGGCAAGCAATAGTGTGTACTACCTGTTAGGGCTGTGGTCTAGATTGGTGTCTTCTGTTCCATATTTAAAAGGTGACGCACCAAGCTTACTGGATGAATTTGTTCCCAAGATTACCGAGAATTTCATCACATCAAGATTCAATTCAGTACAG GCTGGATTGCCTGATGATCTTTCTGAGAACCCCTTAGACAATGCCGAACTTCTTCAGGATCAATTAGACTGCTTCCCATACCTATGTAGATTTCAG TATGAAAGcagtagtttatttataataaacgTAATGGAGCCAATCCTGCAAATATACACG GAAAGAGCAAGATTACATGTTCCTGATAACAGTGACCTCAGTGTGATTGAAGATAAACTTGCTTGGATTGCTCATATCATTGCCGCAATACTTAAGATAAAACAGTGTACTGGTTGTAG TTTGGAATCCCAGGAAGTGCTTGATGCTGAACTTTCTGCTCGAGTGTTGCAGTTGATAAATGTAACTGACAGTGGAATACATAGCCAG AGATATGGTGAGATAAGCAAACAAAGACTAGATAGGGCAATTCTTACTTTCTTTCAGCATTTCCGAAAGTCTTATGTAGGAGATCAGGCCATTCATTCTTCCAag TTATATACCCGGTTATCTGAACTTCTTGGCCTACATGATCATCTATTATTGTTGAATGTTATTATTGGCAAGATTGTGACTAACCTTAAGTGCTACACAGAG AGTGAAGAGGTCATTGATCACACCTTGAGTTTGTTTTTGGAGCTTGCATCTGG CTACATGACTGGAAAGCTACTTCTGAAGTTGGACACAGTGAAATTTATTGTTGCCAATCATACG AGGGAGCATTTTCCATTTTTGGAGGCAAAAAGATGCACTCGCAGCAGAACAACATTCTATTACACTATTGGCTGGTTGATATTCATGGAAGATAGTCCCGTGAAATTTAAATCTTCAATGGATCCACTCCAACAG GTTTTTCTGAGTTTGGAATCAACCCCTGATGCAGTATTTCGAACAGATGCTGTAAGGTCTGCACTTGTTGGTTTGATGAGGGACCTTAGAGGAATTGCAATGGCCACAAACAG CCGCCGAACATATGGATTTCTCTTTGATTGGTTGTATCCTGCACACATGCCTCTACTCTTAAAGGGCATCTCACATTGGACAGACACCCCAGAG GTTACTACACCATTGTTAAAGTTCATGGCTGAGTTTGTGCAAAATAAAGCTCAACGTTTGACTTTTGATTCTTCTTCTCCCAATGGCATACTTCTTTTCCGGGAAGTTAGTAAACTGATTGTTGCTTATGGATCTAGAGTTCTGTCTCTTCCAAATGCTGCCGATATTTATACATACAAGTACAAAGGAATATGGATTTGTTTAACTATACTATCAAGAG CCCTTTCAGGAAATTATGTCAACTTTGGTGTGTTTGAACTATATGGTGACAGAGCTCTATCTGACGCTCTCGATGCTGCTCTAAAGATGACTTTGTCAATTCCTATGTCTGATATTTTGGCTTATAGGAAG CTAACAAGGGCTTATTTTGCATTCttggaggttttgttcaatagcCACATCACATTTGTATTAAACTTGGACACAAACACCTTTATGCATATGGTTGGCTCCCTTGAATCTGGACTTAAAGGGTTGGATACAAATATCTCATCTCAG TGTGCATCTGCTGTTGATAATTTGGCTGCCTTCTATTTTAACAACATCACTATGGGGGAGGCTCCACATTTGCCTGCATCTGCCAACCTTGCTCGTCATATTGCAGAGTGTCCCAATCTGTTTCCAGAG ATCTTGAAGACCCTATTTGAGATTATATTATTCGAAGACTGTGGGAACCAATGGAGTCTGAGCAGGCCAATGTTGAGCTTGATACTCATTAATGAGCAG ATATTCTCTGATCTGAAAGCTCAAATCTTGTCATCACAG CCAATGGATCAGCACCAGCGGCTGTCTTCATGCTTCGACAAACTCATGGCAGATGTTACTCTAAGCATAGATTCAAAGAACAGGGACAAGTTTACTCAAAATCTCACCGTTTTTCGGCATGAATTCCGTGCCAAATAA